One window of Papaver somniferum cultivar HN1 chromosome 9, ASM357369v1, whole genome shotgun sequence genomic DNA carries:
- the LOC113311761 gene encoding alpha carbonic anhydrase 1, chloroplastic-like, producing the protein MFPEVVNFTYSGETGPQYWSHLSPAYAACSKGRIQSPINIETNDVVYNSKLLPLVRHYNDVNATLINNVFNIQLLYGEGVGSVTIDGKKHNLLQTHWHSPSEHTIDGIRYDVELHLVHKSDDNTTLLVISILYRLGKLDPFVSQLHKMDKKLRIWTVRKVPINLVKTEELKRTIPYYRYLGSLTAPPCTEQVIWTILGQVREISKQQVAALKAALGKSYQKNARPLQKLNGRRVEAWE; encoded by the exons ATGTTTCCAGAAGTTGTGAATTTTACTTATAGTGGAGAGACTGGTCCGCAGTATTGGAGTCATCTAAGTCCAGCTTATGCTGCATGTTCCAAAGGAAGAATTCAATCACCTATAAACATCGAAACGAACGATGTAGTTTATAATTCAAAACTCCTACCACTAGTTAGACATTACAATGATGTAAATGCTACTCTGATTAACAATGTCTTCAATATACAG TTGTTATATGGGGAAGGTGTAGGTTCGGTCACTATAGACGGAAAGAAGCACAATTTATTGCAAACGCATTGGCATTCTCCTTCTGAACATACCATTGATGGAATTCG CTATGATGTAGAGCTTCATCTAGTTCACAAATCTGATGACAACACTACTTTGTTGGTCATTTCAATCCTATATCGATTAGGAAAACTCGATCCGTTTGTCTCTCAG TTGCATAAAATGGACAAGAAGTTGCGCATATGGACTGTCAGGAAGGTTCCTATCAATCTGGTTAAAACAGAAGAGCTGAAGCGTACAATACCGTATTATAGATATCTTGGTTCTCTTACTGCTCCACCATGTACTGAGCAAGTAATCTGGACTATTCTTGGCCAG GTGAGAGAGATCTCCAAACAACAGGTAGCTGCACTAAAAGCAGCATTGGGCAAATCTTACCAAAAAAATGCAAGGCCTCTACAGAAATTGAACGGGAGGCGAGTAGAAGCTTGGGAATAG
- the LOC113313862 gene encoding alpha carbonic anhydrase 1, chloroplastic-like, with protein sequence MASLSTYLAAAGMRDPQYRQYKIFSIKSSNFLNKHPHLRQGSFQITSFGLRNAVKDERFLVFDGANLKFPVGTVADKIGETHKCLLSNLGKRAMDAVHSYGGILKIKTATISTMVTGFASFVLGLAVALVLTPDSFAVEEPDFSYRGHKGPDKWATLDPSFAMCANGKAQSPINIVKKTAVYNPNLDPLTRSYNDVNATLIDNIVNIQLLFGKGAGAINIDGKQYNLLQTHWHSPSEHTIDGVRYDVELHMVHQSTDGSFAVIAVLYRVGSPDPLLAQLKGHLNKLRSEAEIGHSGSRFPVKLIRTADLESTDTYFRYMGSLTTPPCTENVTWTILEEVREMSKKQVASLRAVMSKENKRNARPTQPLNGRTVESYVDIMKFS encoded by the exons ATGGCTTCTTTATCCACATATTTAGCAGCTGCAGGAATGAGAGATCCACAATACCGTCAATACAAGATTTTTTCCATAAAATCTTCAAATTTCTTAAATAAACATCCACATTTGCGTCAGGGAAGCTTTCAAATTACTTCATTTGGTCTTCGAAACGCAGTTAAAGATGAGAGATTCTTGGTTTTTGACGGAGCAAATCTGAAGTTTCCAGTAGGAACAGTTGCTGATAAGATTGGTGAGACTCATAAATGTTTACTGTCAAACCTGGGGAAACGAGCCATGGATGCCGTTCATTCTTACGGTGGAATCTTGAAG ATAAAAACAGCAACAATATCAACAATGGTTACTGGATTCGCTAGTTTCGTCCTCGGCCTGGCAGTTGCACTAGTCCTAACCCCTGATTCATTTGCAG TAGAAGAACCTGACTTTAGTTATAGAGGACACAAGGGTCCGGACAAGTGGGCAACTTTAGATCCATCATTCGCTATGTGCGCAAATGGAAAGGCTCAATCGCCTATAAATATTGTAAAGAAAACTGCAGTTTATAACCCCAATCTTGATCCTTTAACCAGAAGTTACAACGATGTAAATGCAACTCTAATCGACAATATCGTCAATATACAG TTACTATTTGGGAAAGGCGCGGGAGCCATAAATATAGATGGGAAGCAGTACAATTTGTTACAAACGCATTGGCATTCTCCCTCTGAACATACTATCGATGGAGTTCG TTACGACGTGGAACTTCATATGGTTCACCAGTCCACTGATGGTAGTTTTGCGGTCATTGCTGTCTTGTATCGTGTCGGAAGCCCAGACCCTTTACTCGCCCAG TTGAAGGGCCATTTAAATAAACTGCGTTCGGAGGCAGAAATTGGTCATTCAGGTTCCAGATTCCCTGTCAAGCTCATACGAACTGCTGATTTGGAAAGTACAGACACATACTTCAGATACATGGGCTCTCTTACGACTCCGCCGTGTACTGAGAATGTCACATGGACTATCCTCGAAGAG GTGAGGGAGATGTCTAAAAAACAGGTAGCTTCTCTAAGAGCTGTGATGAGTAAAGAAAACAAACGAAATGCAAGACCAACACAGCCATTGAACGGGAGAACAGTGGAGTCGTATGTTGACATAATGAAGTTTTCATGA
- the LOC113313836 gene encoding uncharacterized protein LOC113313836, translating into MNHQQSLSDDYPPNSISLKKEEELDWLSKTGGLFERNHSTKPSPSRSISHSRSSSASQRFFTSLKSKASVIGLPKPQTSCFVVTGGGGRRNSKSTVPTKSRLFFPKRSRSKSSSSAPPLSEPSSPKVSCIGRVRSTKESFVAKSRSFRFRNSIRSVDDESKKNSPSSSSKPHKTGFWSSVRSVFRIGSGKKKNLSGLDSNSNSKKKISKSASEKVVSGELKNKGPAVSEPPSLGGLKRFTSGRKSGSWGGGLDDESGAFEGPVGGDRGSVFSRRGSGQPMEIDCSARDWVTGVGSITCEICYFFWILIVQTLGHIVCLWVL; encoded by the exons ATGAATCACCAACAATCATTATCAGATGATTATCCGCCAAATTCAATCAGTCTcaaaaaggaagaagaattaGATTGGTTAAGTAAAACAGGCGGTCTATTCGAAAGAAATCATTCAACAAAACCAAGCCCTAGCAGAAGCATATCTCATTCAAGATCATCATCTGCATCTCAGAGATTCTTCACAAGTTTGAAATCAAAAGCATCAGTAATCGGTTTACCTAAACCacaaacatcttgtttcgttgttactggtggtggtggtagaaggAATTCTAAGTCTACTGTACCAACGAAATCCAGATTGTTTTTTCCGAAACGATCAAGATCAAAATCTTCTAGTTCTGCTCCTCCGTTAAGTGAACCGTCGTCGCCGAAAGTTTCATGTATCGGAAGAGTTAGGTCAACTAAAGAGAGTTTCGTCGCCAAGAGTCGGAGTTTCAGGTTTCGGAATTCGATTAGGTCTGTTGACGATGAATCTAAGAAGAACAGTCCTTCTTCTTCTAGTAAGCCGCACAAAACTGGATTCTGGTCTAGTGTGAGATCAGTTTTCCGAATCGGTAGtgggaagaagaagaatctaTCTGGTCTTGATTCTAATTCTAATTCTAAGAAGAAAATTTCGAAATCGGCGTCGGAGAAAGTGGTGAGTGGTGAATTGAAGAATAAAGGTCCGGCGGTGAGTGAGCCGCCGAGTTTAGGTGGTTTGAAACGGTTTACGTCAGGCAGGAAGTCGGGATCCTGGGGAGGAGGATTGGATGATGAATCGGGTGCGTTTGAAGGACCGGTTGGTGGTGATCGTGGGTCGGTGTTCAGTCGACGTGGATCAGGCCAGCCCATGGAGATTGATTGTAGTGCTCGTGATTGGGTAACCGGAG TTGGGAGTATTACATGTGAAATTTGCTACTTCTTCTGGATACTCATTGTACAAACGCTGGGACACATTGTTTGTTTATGGGTACTCTAG